A genome region from Streptomyces pratensis includes the following:
- a CDS encoding ParB N-terminal domain-containing protein, whose amino-acid sequence MTNTKTQAGVQAAPAPWPTLAVAELAAHPGNVRDIEAPADLLADVKDNGVVEPLYVVRTHGDVPQVIDGFQRLAAAVAAGLETVPVTPRPVIRIDALNPHPKNAREDLDLTAPFVDSLRTEGCRIPVKIQRLDGGVLQVNDGNRRYHAATDAGLTHLPYEWEDDDRDAAGQFLDMITTAQHRKSLTTSEMNQAMFSAAEAGAQVGRIAKAAGVRQKDVKTLVKVRSDEKLSAAVSGAGSYEWTFEHLAALSEFADDAEALAAITEAAAEDDADEGDVDWVIAIERTKRDKRNKAEAHRAELETAGQKIRDAEELSERAMPVWRLRGISTEEHAECKGLVWVFDERRGDRYEPYCSAPGLYGHTVPEGASASGGTMTAADKEAERAARAAVKKGNIDWDAAEALRRKWITDLIKRRNLPKNTTNTLIGHVNNALLNASWGISDDLNKEGATEILAGFLGLNAEQAKDRSSFAGRVAKDPRRAPQLQFAAIAAVREKCANRSAWRTDSQHAPWTRKPTGRWFQVLASLGYPLTPIEQSVVDEEPYDPSKKKPRAANTSGSEPETEQGPGTDEEAGELEAEEADDPVSDDEAAA is encoded by the coding sequence ATGACGAACACCAAGACCCAGGCCGGCGTCCAGGCTGCCCCCGCCCCGTGGCCGACCCTCGCGGTCGCCGAACTCGCCGCGCACCCCGGCAACGTCCGAGACATCGAGGCACCGGCCGATCTGCTGGCCGACGTGAAGGACAACGGCGTCGTCGAGCCGCTGTATGTCGTCCGCACCCACGGCGACGTGCCGCAGGTCATCGACGGGTTCCAGCGGCTGGCCGCAGCCGTCGCCGCAGGGCTGGAGACCGTGCCGGTCACGCCCCGCCCCGTCATCCGGATCGACGCGCTCAACCCGCACCCGAAGAACGCCCGTGAAGATCTCGACCTCACCGCGCCGTTCGTGGACTCACTCCGCACCGAGGGGTGCCGCATCCCCGTCAAGATCCAGCGGCTCGACGGCGGAGTCCTCCAGGTCAACGACGGAAACCGTCGCTATCACGCAGCGACGGACGCGGGTCTTACCCACCTGCCGTACGAGTGGGAGGACGACGACCGCGACGCAGCCGGGCAGTTCCTCGACATGATCACGACCGCTCAGCACCGTAAGAGCCTCACCACGTCCGAGATGAACCAGGCCATGTTCAGCGCCGCCGAGGCGGGCGCGCAGGTCGGGCGAATCGCCAAGGCCGCAGGCGTGCGGCAGAAGGACGTCAAGACGCTGGTCAAAGTGAGGTCTGACGAGAAGCTGAGCGCCGCCGTCAGCGGCGCAGGCAGTTACGAGTGGACCTTCGAGCACCTGGCCGCGCTCTCGGAGTTTGCCGACGATGCCGAAGCACTCGCCGCGATCACCGAGGCCGCCGCCGAGGACGACGCCGACGAGGGAGACGTTGACTGGGTCATCGCCATCGAGCGGACCAAGCGCGACAAGCGGAACAAGGCGGAGGCACACCGCGCGGAGCTGGAGACGGCCGGGCAGAAAATCAGGGACGCCGAGGAACTGTCCGAGCGCGCCATGCCCGTGTGGCGACTGCGCGGCATCAGCACCGAGGAGCACGCCGAGTGCAAGGGTCTTGTCTGGGTGTTCGATGAGCGGCGGGGGGACCGGTACGAGCCCTACTGCTCCGCACCCGGCCTGTACGGGCACACGGTGCCCGAGGGCGCCAGCGCCAGCGGCGGCACGATGACCGCCGCCGACAAGGAGGCCGAGCGCGCCGCCCGCGCCGCCGTCAAGAAGGGGAACATCGACTGGGACGCGGCCGAGGCCCTGCGCCGGAAGTGGATCACGGACCTGATCAAGCGGCGCAACCTCCCGAAGAACACCACCAACACTCTGATTGGGCACGTCAATAACGCTCTGCTGAACGCCAGTTGGGGTATCTCCGACGACCTGAACAAGGAGGGCGCCACGGAGATTCTGGCCGGATTCCTGGGGCTGAACGCCGAGCAGGCGAAGGACCGGAGCAGCTTTGCCGGGCGCGTTGCCAAGGACCCGCGCCGGGCCCCGCAGCTCCAGTTCGCTGCCATCGCGGCCGTCCGGGAGAAGTGCGCGAACCGGTCTGCATGGCGCACGGACAGCCAGCACGCCCCGTGGACGCGGAAGCCCACCGGCCGGTGGTTCCAGGTGCTCGCATCCCTCGGGTACCCGCTCACGCCCATTGAGCAGTCGGTCGTGGACGAGGAGCCCTACGACCCGTCGAAGAAGAAGCCCCGGGCCGCGAACACGTCCGGCAGTGAGCCGGAGACCGAGCAGGGGCCCGGCACCGACGAGGAGGCGGGTGAGCTGGAGGCCGAGGAAGCCGACGACCCGGTCAGCGACGACGAAGCCGCCGCCTAA
- a CDS encoding DUF6197 family protein — protein sequence MPARKPLATPARILTAAADHIERVGLYQGDHLWQPGRMGDTAPCTVLHAWERGVRSVRPRWSVRGEPWDIFQRALFDSLVVLSNHINGRPVSGVRWRKLKLSEDAYRRTLLWCWGDKPERTTAEAAAMIRATAALHSSGGDHSIPGCPTLKNMV from the coding sequence GTGCCCGCTCGAAAGCCACTGGCCACCCCTGCCCGCATCCTCACCGCCGCCGCCGACCACATCGAACGCGTCGGCCTCTACCAGGGTGACCACCTCTGGCAGCCCGGCCGGATGGGCGACACCGCCCCGTGCACCGTGCTGCACGCGTGGGAACGCGGCGTGCGCTCCGTCCGGCCCCGCTGGTCCGTGCGCGGTGAACCGTGGGACATCTTCCAACGCGCCCTGTTCGACTCCCTTGTGGTGCTCAGCAACCACATCAACGGCCGCCCCGTGTCCGGCGTCCGGTGGCGAAAGCTGAAGCTCTCCGAGGACGCCTACCGGCGCACCCTCCTGTGGTGCTGGGGGGACAAGCCCGAGCGGACCACCGCCGAGGCCGCCGCGATGATCCGCGCCACCGCCGCCCTGCACTCGAGTGGCGGCGATCACAGCATCCCCGGTTGCCCTACCCTTAAGAACATGGTTTAA
- a CDS encoding DUF2786 domain-containing protein, producing MSTTKASAKLETIRALLAKAEDPRTPEAEAELARKRAFEMMAKYGVEQAMLSDANPASGGPTDRKIVLDNPWAMERVRLINRIALALGCELIHLGRDGSLPARRVHIFGYASDLQRVELLYTSLLLQMDSGLAAQSVPPGQGARAWRRSWLLGFINRVGDRIEEAERGARDEARGETTATGRSAALVLADRKVVVSRSYQQAYPRARKGGTTTMTGNGYGAGWAAGSRADIGGKRIGRTTAGSIAA from the coding sequence GTGAGCACCACGAAGGCATCCGCGAAGCTCGAAACCATCCGCGCCCTTCTCGCTAAGGCGGAGGACCCCCGTACTCCGGAGGCGGAGGCGGAGTTGGCCCGGAAGCGGGCGTTCGAGATGATGGCGAAGTACGGCGTCGAACAGGCGATGCTCAGCGACGCCAACCCGGCCAGCGGCGGCCCCACGGACCGCAAGATCGTTCTGGATAACCCGTGGGCGATGGAGCGGGTCCGCCTCATCAACCGCATTGCGCTCGCTCTCGGCTGCGAGCTGATCCACCTTGGGCGGGACGGCAGCCTCCCGGCACGCCGGGTACACATCTTCGGGTACGCGAGCGATCTTCAGCGTGTCGAACTGCTCTACACCTCCCTTCTCCTCCAGATGGACAGCGGACTGGCCGCTCAGTCGGTCCCGCCGGGCCAGGGTGCGCGTGCCTGGCGTCGGTCCTGGCTTCTCGGCTTCATCAACCGGGTGGGCGACCGCATCGAGGAGGCCGAGCGCGGCGCACGCGACGAGGCCAGGGGTGAGACCACCGCCACCGGCCGCAGCGCGGCCCTCGTGCTCGCGGACCGCAAGGTCGTCGTCTCGCGCAGCTATCAGCAGGCGTACCCCCGTGCACGGAAGGGTGGCACCACCACCATGACCGGCAACGGGTACGGAGCCGGATGGGCGGCGGGAAGCCGCGCCGACATCGGCGGTAAGCGGATCGGCCGCACTACGGCCGGGTCCATAGCCGCGTAA
- a CDS encoding ABC-three component system protein: MATPKQTVTFLMGPDEFEEFVKEWVPTQGAKYDLVERQGGAGDHGIDVAGFLTQAKLEGEWHNYQCKQYKRDLSWTTAAQEMRKMFVAAAAGHFTVPRRYVFVALTFAASLKRILSKPSECRAKFLEELSTTRDKLVAKLDDDERRKVKELAEGTDFGMFSCIDLDQVLTEHMTTPHWLARFPHVPPANGPSKLTPPERPRHDEARYVQRLVDVYRERFPDKINTLEQVEDVAEAKGHLLRQRVAFFAAESVRVFARDSTTPEYFDQVKEDIYTIVVEESERSHPNGWERHAAVAICAGTVEVTETILKPYVGPEVRKGVCHHLANDNRLIWCREGEQ; the protein is encoded by the coding sequence ATGGCGACGCCGAAGCAGACGGTCACTTTCCTGATGGGCCCCGACGAATTCGAGGAGTTCGTGAAGGAATGGGTGCCGACGCAGGGGGCGAAGTACGACCTCGTTGAACGGCAGGGGGGCGCGGGGGACCATGGAATCGACGTGGCGGGCTTCCTGACACAGGCGAAGCTGGAGGGGGAATGGCACAACTACCAGTGCAAGCAGTACAAGCGAGATCTGTCCTGGACCACTGCGGCCCAGGAGATGCGGAAGATGTTCGTGGCCGCCGCGGCCGGTCACTTCACCGTCCCCAGGCGCTACGTCTTCGTTGCTCTCACCTTCGCTGCCAGCCTGAAGCGCATCCTCTCGAAGCCGTCCGAGTGCCGGGCAAAGTTCTTGGAGGAGCTGTCTACGACCAGAGACAAGCTCGTGGCCAAGCTGGATGATGACGAGCGCCGCAAGGTCAAGGAGCTGGCGGAAGGCACCGACTTCGGCATGTTCTCGTGCATCGATCTCGATCAGGTACTCACAGAGCACATGACGACGCCGCACTGGCTCGCGCGTTTTCCGCACGTTCCTCCGGCGAACGGGCCGAGCAAGCTGACTCCTCCCGAGCGGCCCCGCCACGACGAGGCGCGGTATGTGCAGCGCCTCGTCGATGTCTACCGGGAGCGGTTTCCCGACAAGATCAACACTCTGGAGCAGGTCGAGGACGTGGCCGAGGCCAAGGGGCACCTCCTGCGGCAGCGGGTGGCCTTTTTCGCCGCCGAGTCCGTGCGCGTGTTCGCGCGAGACTCGACTACGCCTGAATACTTCGACCAGGTCAAAGAAGATATCTACACAATTGTTGTGGAGGAGTCGGAGCGGTCTCACCCGAACGGCTGGGAACGCCACGCAGCCGTCGCGATCTGCGCGGGAACCGTGGAAGTGACCGAGACGATCCTCAAGCCCTACGTGGGGCCGGAGGTCCGCAAGGGGGTATGTCACCACCTCGCGAACGACAACCGCCTTATCTGGTGCCGGGAGGGAGAACAGTGA
- a CDS encoding ABC-three component system middle component 2: MRALVLLAESRPRPLDLAQLVALDYLVLHSGEFDGPRSLHPDLPAREGELGRKRELLEQGLLVLIRAGLADIVSSEGGLMYSATETGPTFIEVLEAPYVASLRKRAKWALHHYASPAQARSVTHQIINRAATGSASEGAGHG; the protein is encoded by the coding sequence GTGCGCGCCCTTGTCCTTCTGGCCGAAAGCCGCCCCCGACCCTTGGACCTCGCCCAGCTCGTCGCGCTGGACTACCTCGTACTCCACAGCGGCGAGTTCGACGGCCCACGCAGCCTCCACCCCGACCTTCCAGCCCGGGAGGGCGAGCTCGGCAGGAAGCGAGAACTTCTCGAACAGGGGCTTCTCGTGCTGATCCGGGCCGGGCTGGCCGACATCGTCAGCAGCGAGGGCGGCCTCATGTACTCGGCCACCGAAACCGGCCCCACCTTCATCGAAGTACTAGAAGCCCCTTACGTTGCATCTCTGCGCAAGCGCGCCAAGTGGGCCCTCCACCACTACGCCTCCCCAGCGCAGGCCCGCAGCGTGACCCACCAGATCATCAACCGTGCCGCAACAGGCTCCGCATCCGAAGGGGCTGGCCATGGCTGA
- a CDS encoding tyrosine-type recombinase/integrase, which yields MAYIKTNSRLSGDPSYTVMWRAGGSRTGAWCRETFDDDDQAKRFRDLVNGHGQQWPPGWVKGEGFVEADEPPLPDSEKFAVYAHAYVGLLTDISDHTRTNYTRFIDNHMIPWFGELSVSDRGSRLTRDHISRWILDLQNGRPGPLHPVGTKRRAYAPKTIANLHGLLYSIFQSAVSADPALRDSNPCAHTRLPKGNDTEDDEVFLEPEEYALLKTHVRADAVDIVDALVSTGLRWGEMTALQPRDFTFASKRPTLRVQRAWKRRGEGGTFLGAPKTKKSRRTLVLTPEQVQLFQRRCLGKKPTDLIFTAPEGGAWHSGVFYAHRWKPAIDAANAAGLTKRPRVHDLRHTHASWLIAGRVPLPVIQARLGHESITTTVDRYGHLLEASDDEVVAAVEWAMGSAVSHVSKAA from the coding sequence ATGGCTTACATCAAGACCAATTCCCGGCTGTCCGGAGACCCCTCGTACACCGTCATGTGGCGGGCCGGCGGCTCCCGGACGGGGGCTTGGTGTCGCGAGACCTTCGACGATGACGACCAGGCGAAGCGGTTCCGCGACCTGGTCAACGGTCACGGACAGCAATGGCCGCCGGGGTGGGTCAAGGGGGAGGGATTCGTTGAGGCTGACGAGCCCCCGTTGCCGGACTCGGAGAAGTTCGCGGTCTACGCGCACGCCTACGTAGGACTATTGACGGACATATCCGACCACACCAGAACTAACTACACCAGGTTCATTGATAACCACATGATCCCGTGGTTCGGCGAGCTATCGGTCTCCGACCGAGGAAGCAGGCTCACCCGAGATCACATCAGCAGGTGGATTCTGGACCTTCAGAACGGGAGGCCCGGCCCCCTGCACCCAGTGGGTACGAAGCGCCGGGCGTACGCCCCGAAGACGATCGCCAACCTTCACGGGCTGCTGTACAGCATCTTCCAGTCCGCTGTTAGCGCCGATCCCGCCCTACGCGACTCGAACCCGTGCGCGCACACCCGCCTGCCAAAGGGAAACGACACTGAGGATGACGAGGTCTTTCTTGAGCCCGAGGAGTATGCCCTCCTCAAGACGCATGTACGTGCCGACGCTGTCGACATCGTCGATGCCTTGGTGAGCACTGGCCTCCGGTGGGGCGAGATGACGGCACTACAGCCCCGGGACTTCACCTTCGCGTCGAAGCGACCGACGCTCCGAGTGCAGCGCGCCTGGAAGCGGCGAGGTGAAGGGGGGACTTTCCTCGGTGCTCCTAAGACGAAGAAGTCACGCCGCACCCTCGTGCTCACCCCGGAGCAGGTGCAGCTGTTCCAGCGGCGCTGCTTGGGGAAGAAGCCGACCGACCTGATCTTCACCGCGCCAGAGGGCGGGGCCTGGCACTCCGGAGTCTTCTACGCACACCGCTGGAAGCCCGCCATCGACGCGGCCAACGCAGCCGGCCTCACCAAGCGCCCGCGCGTCCATGACCTCCGCCACACGCACGCCTCCTGGCTCATCGCCGGCAGGGTGCCGCTGCCCGTGATACAGGCCCGCCTCGGCCACGAGTCGATCACTACGACCGTCGACCGGTATGGACACCTGCTGGAGGCTTCGGATGATGAAGTCGTGGCCGCCGTCGAGTGGGCGATGGGTTCCGCCGTTTCGCATGTCTCCAAAGCGGCGTGA
- a CDS encoding YtxH domain-containing protein has protein sequence MRYRLTFIAGVALGYVLGTRAGRERYEQLKKAAQTLAENPAVRNAAESAAHGSRDFAGKAYHSVSEKVGDRVPVSVSDRVRSLRERSGHNGSDDWGTTNT, from the coding sequence ATGCGGTACCGGCTCACGTTCATCGCCGGAGTGGCGCTCGGTTACGTGCTCGGCACGCGAGCCGGGCGCGAGCGTTACGAGCAGCTGAAGAAGGCCGCGCAGACGCTGGCCGAGAATCCCGCCGTACGGAACGCGGCGGAGTCCGCCGCGCACGGCAGCCGGGACTTCGCCGGCAAGGCGTACCACTCGGTGAGCGAGAAGGTCGGGGACAGGGTTCCCGTGTCCGTCTCGGACCGGGTGCGCTCACTGCGGGAGCGCAGCGGCCACAACGGCAGTGACGACTGGGGTACGACGAACACCTGA
- a CDS encoding FGGY family carbohydrate kinase — translation MGIVAGLDSSSAFTHIVVCDTDTGEVLRQGYAAHPIEAKASEVDPQAWLLSLGEAASGGLLEGVQAIGVSAQQHGLVPLDHQGNLVRPALLGNDRRAQAAAVDLIDGLGGRQSWAEAVGAVPQAAQPVAKLRWLVRSEPDNAQRVASVLQPHDWLVWQLLGRPARRTTDRGAASGTGYWSAGSGAYRPDLVELALGHQAALPEVLGPAEAAGTTPEGLLISAGTGETMAAAFGLGVAVGDAVVSLGASGSVMAVHHEALADPTGMITSFADATGMHLPVVHTSNAVRALRGTAEMLGVEGLDELSALALKSTPGASGLVLLPYLEGERTPRLPHTAGTLSGLRRESMKPEHLARAAFEGMLCSLADALDVLRGRGVEVRRVFLLGAAAELPAVQALAPSVFGTQVVVPEPAEYAALGAARQAAWALGVSQGTLDPRTPPAWQGAAAQVLEPGEELPVGRAVRQQYGATRDQIHPGAFGGTV, via the coding sequence ATGGGCATAGTGGCCGGCTTGGACAGTTCATCCGCCTTCACGCACATCGTCGTCTGCGACACGGACACCGGTGAGGTGTTGCGGCAGGGGTACGCCGCGCATCCCATCGAGGCCAAGGCCTCCGAGGTGGATCCGCAGGCGTGGCTGCTCTCACTCGGTGAGGCGGCCTCCGGAGGGCTGCTCGAAGGCGTGCAGGCGATCGGTGTGTCCGCGCAGCAGCACGGTCTGGTGCCGCTGGACCACCAGGGCAATCTCGTACGGCCGGCGCTGCTCGGCAACGACCGCCGGGCGCAGGCCGCCGCGGTGGACCTGATCGACGGGCTCGGAGGGCGGCAGTCCTGGGCCGAGGCCGTTGGGGCCGTACCGCAGGCCGCACAGCCCGTGGCGAAGCTGCGGTGGCTGGTGCGGAGCGAGCCGGACAACGCGCAGCGGGTCGCCTCGGTCCTGCAGCCCCACGACTGGCTGGTGTGGCAGCTCCTCGGCCGGCCCGCCCGCAGGACGACGGACCGTGGTGCCGCGTCCGGCACCGGTTACTGGTCGGCGGGCTCCGGGGCGTACCGGCCGGACCTCGTGGAACTGGCGCTAGGCCACCAGGCCGCGCTGCCCGAGGTCCTCGGCCCGGCCGAGGCGGCGGGGACGACTCCGGAAGGGCTGCTGATCTCGGCCGGCACAGGCGAGACCATGGCCGCGGCCTTCGGGCTGGGCGTAGCCGTCGGGGACGCCGTCGTGTCGCTGGGTGCCTCGGGCTCGGTCATGGCCGTGCACCACGAGGCGCTGGCCGATCCGACGGGGATGATCACCTCCTTCGCCGACGCGACCGGGATGCACCTGCCGGTGGTCCACACGTCGAACGCCGTTCGCGCGCTGCGTGGCACGGCCGAGATGCTGGGGGTGGAGGGACTGGACGAACTGTCCGCGCTGGCGCTGAAGTCGACGCCGGGCGCATCAGGGCTGGTGCTCCTGCCGTACCTGGAGGGTGAGCGCACCCCGCGTCTGCCGCACACCGCGGGAACCCTCAGCGGGCTGCGGCGTGAGTCGATGAAGCCCGAGCATCTGGCCCGGGCCGCCTTCGAGGGGATGCTGTGCTCCCTGGCCGACGCCCTGGACGTGCTGCGGGGCCGGGGCGTGGAGGTGCGGCGGGTGTTCCTGCTGGGCGCGGCCGCCGAGCTGCCCGCAGTGCAGGCACTGGCCCCGTCGGTGTTCGGTACCCAGGTCGTCGTGCCGGAGCCAGCCGAGTACGCGGCGCTGGGTGCGGCCCGCCAGGCGGCGTGGGCGCTCGGGGTGTCGCAGGGGACCCTCGATCCGCGTACTCCCCCGGCCTGGCAGGGTGCGGCGGCGCAGGTGCTGGAGCCGGGTGAGGAGCTTCCGGTGGGCCGGGCGGTGCGCCAGCAGTACGGGGCGACCCGGGATCAGATCCACCCCGGGGCGTTCGGCGGAACCGTCTGA
- a CDS encoding ABC transporter ATP-binding protein, with product MLIKLLRTHLDPYRRPIVLLVFLQLLQTCASLYLPSLNADIIDNGVVQGDTGHILEFGAVMIAVSAVQVVCNIGAVYYGARTASALGRDVRASVFGRVQSFSAREVGKFGAPSLITRTTNDVQQIQMLVLMAFTLMVSAPIMCVGGVVMALGQDVPLSAVLLAVLPVLGISVSLIVRRMRPLFRTMQVRLDTVNRVLREQITGNRVIRAFIRDGYEEERFRGSNKELTDVAVSTGRLMALMFPTVMTVVNVSSVAVVWFGAHRIDSGGMQIGALTAFLAYLMQIVMSVMMATFMFIMVPRAEVCAERIQEVLETESSVVPPTAPVTKLLKHGHLEIRGAEFRFPGAEEPVLRSVDLVARPGETTAIIGSTGSGKSTLLGLVPRLFDATDGDVLVDGTDVRTLDPVLLAKTVSLVPQKPYLFSGTVATNLRYGNPDATDEELWHALEVAQAKDFVERLEHGLDAPISQGGTNVSGGQRQRLAIARTLVQQPEIYLFDDSFSALDYATDAALRGALSRETAGATVVIVAQRVSTIRDADRILVLDEGRVVGTGSHHELMEGNETYREIVLSQLTEAEAA from the coding sequence GTGCTCATAAAACTCCTGCGGACCCATCTGGATCCGTACAGACGTCCCATCGTGCTGCTGGTATTCCTCCAGCTCCTGCAGACGTGCGCAAGCCTGTATCTCCCCAGCCTCAACGCGGACATCATCGACAACGGTGTCGTGCAGGGTGACACGGGGCACATCCTGGAGTTCGGCGCGGTGATGATCGCCGTCAGTGCCGTCCAGGTCGTCTGCAACATCGGGGCGGTCTACTACGGCGCCCGGACGGCCTCGGCGCTCGGGCGCGACGTGCGGGCCTCGGTCTTCGGCCGGGTGCAGTCGTTCTCCGCTCGCGAGGTGGGAAAGTTCGGGGCACCGTCGCTGATCACCCGTACGACCAACGACGTGCAGCAGATCCAGATGCTCGTCCTGATGGCGTTCACCCTCATGGTCTCGGCGCCCATCATGTGCGTCGGCGGCGTCGTCATGGCACTCGGCCAGGATGTCCCGCTGTCCGCCGTGCTGCTGGCCGTGCTGCCCGTCCTCGGAATCTCGGTGAGCCTCATCGTGCGGAGGATGCGGCCGCTGTTCCGGACCATGCAGGTGCGGCTGGACACGGTGAACCGCGTGCTGCGCGAGCAGATCACCGGAAACCGCGTCATCCGCGCCTTCATCCGTGACGGCTACGAGGAGGAACGCTTCCGTGGGTCCAACAAGGAGCTGACGGACGTCGCGGTGTCGACGGGGCGGCTGATGGCCCTGATGTTCCCGACGGTGATGACGGTGGTGAACGTGTCGTCCGTCGCCGTGGTCTGGTTCGGGGCGCACCGCATCGACAGCGGCGGGATGCAGATCGGGGCGCTGACCGCGTTCCTCGCGTATCTGATGCAGATCGTCATGTCGGTGATGATGGCCACCTTCATGTTCATCATGGTGCCGCGCGCCGAGGTCTGCGCGGAGCGTATCCAGGAGGTCCTGGAGACCGAATCCAGCGTGGTGCCGCCGACCGCTCCGGTCACGAAGCTGCTCAAGCACGGTCATCTGGAGATACGGGGTGCGGAGTTCCGGTTCCCGGGCGCCGAGGAGCCGGTGCTGCGCTCGGTCGACCTCGTGGCACGGCCCGGTGAGACGACCGCGATCATCGGGTCGACGGGCAGCGGGAAGTCGACGCTGCTCGGGCTCGTACCGCGGCTGTTCGACGCGACGGACGGCGATGTGCTCGTGGACGGTACCGACGTGCGGACGCTGGATCCGGTCCTGCTGGCGAAGACCGTGAGCCTGGTGCCGCAGAAGCCGTACCTGTTCTCCGGGACGGTCGCGACGAATCTGCGCTACGGGAATCCGGACGCGACGGACGAGGAGCTGTGGCACGCGCTGGAGGTGGCGCAGGCGAAGGACTTCGTGGAACGGCTGGAGCACGGCCTCGACGCGCCGATCTCGCAGGGCGGCACGAACGTCTCCGGCGGTCAGCGGCAGCGGCTCGCGATCGCGCGGACGCTGGTGCAGCAGCCGGAGATCTACCTCTTCGACGACTCGTTCTCGGCCCTGGACTACGCGACGGACGCCGCGCTGCGCGGCGCGCTGTCCCGCGAGACGGCGGGGGCGACCGTGGTGATCGTGGCCCAGCGGGTGTCCACGATCCGTGACGCCGACCGGATCCTGGTGCTGGACGAGGGCCGGGTCGTCGGGACTGGCAGCCATCACGAGCTGATGGAAGGCAACGAAACCTATCGGGAGATCGTGCTCTCCCAGCTGACGGAAGCGGAGGCCGCCTGA